One part of the Arsenicicoccus dermatophilus genome encodes these proteins:
- a CDS encoding NAD(P)/FAD-dependent oxidoreductase has translation MAHTRPHVVIIGSGFGGLFAAQALEDVDVDVTLIGKTVYHLFQPLLYQVATGILSPGEIAPSTREVLRGQDNVTVLMSEVTAIDVAARTVTAEALGHTTTHRYDYLLVAAGAGQSYFGNDHFATYAPGMKTIDDALELRARIFGSFEVAELTDDPAERERLQTFVVIGAGPTGVEMAGQIRDLAVHTLKDDFRRIDPAQARVILLDGASAVLGSFGERLSGKARRELERIGVDVVLDALVTDVDEDSVTVRHRDGSTQRIEAGCKVWAAGVQASPLGRQLGEQTGAEVDRAGRVHVAPDLTLPDHPEIFVVGDMMALDELPGVAQVAIQGGRHAAQVIASEVRGERDRSPFRYQDRGSMAVISKFGAIASIGPLKLTGLPAWLAWLVVHLINIVGFKHRVTTLLHWAIAFLSTGRAERTTTRQQLVGRLAVTQLGSDFRPTIGGVAREQEPRKDSGTPRC, from the coding sequence ATGGCTCACACTCGTCCGCACGTGGTGATCATCGGGTCCGGCTTCGGAGGGCTCTTCGCGGCCCAGGCTCTCGAGGATGTCGACGTCGACGTCACCCTCATCGGCAAGACCGTCTACCACCTCTTCCAGCCGCTGCTCTACCAGGTCGCGACCGGCATCCTCAGCCCCGGCGAGATCGCCCCCAGCACCCGCGAGGTGCTGCGCGGCCAGGACAACGTGACCGTCCTGATGAGCGAGGTCACCGCGATCGACGTGGCCGCCCGCACCGTCACCGCGGAGGCGTTGGGACACACCACGACCCACCGCTACGACTACCTCCTCGTCGCCGCAGGCGCCGGCCAGTCGTACTTCGGCAACGACCACTTCGCGACCTACGCCCCGGGGATGAAGACCATCGACGACGCCCTGGAGCTGCGCGCCCGGATCTTCGGCTCCTTCGAGGTCGCCGAGCTCACCGACGACCCGGCCGAGCGCGAGCGCCTGCAGACCTTCGTGGTCATCGGGGCCGGTCCCACCGGCGTCGAGATGGCCGGTCAGATCAGGGATCTCGCCGTCCACACGCTCAAGGACGACTTCCGGCGGATCGACCCGGCGCAGGCCCGGGTCATCCTGCTCGACGGGGCGTCGGCGGTGCTCGGGTCCTTCGGCGAGCGCCTGTCCGGCAAGGCCCGGCGCGAGCTGGAGCGGATCGGCGTGGACGTCGTCCTCGACGCGCTCGTCACCGACGTCGACGAGGACTCGGTGACGGTCAGGCACCGGGACGGGTCGACGCAGCGGATCGAGGCCGGGTGCAAGGTATGGGCGGCCGGCGTGCAGGCCAGCCCGCTCGGGCGCCAGCTGGGCGAGCAGACCGGGGCGGAGGTCGACCGCGCGGGGCGGGTGCACGTCGCCCCGGACCTGACGCTGCCCGACCACCCCGAGATCTTCGTGGTGGGCGACATGATGGCGCTGGACGAGCTCCCGGGGGTGGCCCAGGTGGCGATCCAGGGCGGACGGCACGCGGCGCAGGTCATCGCCTCAGAGGTCCGCGGGGAGCGGGACCGGTCGCCGTTCCGCTACCAGGACCGCGGGTCCATGGCCGTGATCAGCAAGTTCGGGGCCATCGCGAGCATCGGGCCGCTCAAGCTGACCGGGCTGCCCGCGTGGCTGGCGTGGCTCGTCGTCCACCTGATCAACATCGTCGGCTTCAAGCACCGGGTGACGACGCTGCTGCACTGGGCGATCGCCTTCCTGTCCACCGGGCGGGCCGAGCGCACCACCACCCGGCAGCAGCTCGTGGGGCGGCTCGCGGTCACCCAGCTCGGGAGCGACTTCCGGCCGACGATCGGCGGGGTGGCGCGAGAGCAGGAGCCACGGAAGGACTCCGGGACGCCCCGCTGCTGA
- the argS gene encoding arginine--tRNA ligase — MVAPIEALTPAVQSALVAAFGEDVRGADPVLRPSQFADVQVNAAMALAKRLGQKPRDVAQAIVDHLATDGPVASAEVAGPGFVNITFADSWIAEQAQAAQADPRLGVATQEREIIPIDYSAPNVAKEMHVGHLRTTIIGDSLARTLEHLGHQVIRQNHVGDWGTPFGMLVEHLLEVGEDSPEAHVVETDPNAFYQAARVKFDDNEDFAVRARARVVRLQAGDPETLRLWGKLYDLSKSYFNRVYSTLGVTLTDADLAGESAYNDALPGICADLQAKGIATEDDGALVVFLPGFTGREDKPVPLFIRKSDGGYGYGTTDVATVKHRVEDLHADRILYVIGVTQSLHLQMVYETARRAGYLPEQVEVEHVKIGSVLGEDRKILKTRSGAPLRLMYLLDEAVQHARAYIDQARPELPEDERARIARQVGIGGVKYADLSVAHDSDYVFDLDRMLALTGNTGPYLQYATARIRSIFRTLMTDPAEQDAPIRLTEPAERELALKLLDFGGVVAQVGAVYEPHRLCTYLFELAQTFSSFYEQCPVLKADQEETKQSRLTLCALTLRTLVQGLDLLGVETPERM; from the coding sequence ATGGTTGCCCCGATCGAAGCCCTCACCCCGGCTGTCCAGTCCGCCCTCGTCGCCGCCTTCGGCGAGGACGTCCGTGGGGCCGATCCGGTGCTGCGACCCAGCCAGTTCGCCGACGTCCAGGTCAACGCCGCCATGGCCCTGGCCAAGCGGCTCGGCCAGAAGCCCCGCGATGTCGCCCAGGCGATCGTCGACCACCTCGCCACCGACGGACCGGTCGCCTCGGCCGAGGTCGCCGGACCCGGCTTCGTCAACATCACCTTCGCCGACTCCTGGATCGCCGAGCAGGCCCAGGCCGCGCAGGCCGACCCGCGGCTCGGGGTGGCCACCCAGGAGCGGGAGATCATCCCGATCGACTACTCCGCGCCCAACGTCGCCAAGGAGATGCACGTCGGGCACCTGCGCACGACGATCATCGGCGACTCCCTCGCCCGCACCCTGGAGCACCTCGGCCACCAGGTGATCCGGCAGAACCACGTCGGCGACTGGGGCACGCCCTTCGGGATGCTCGTCGAGCACCTGCTCGAGGTCGGCGAGGACTCCCCCGAGGCCCACGTGGTCGAGACCGACCCCAACGCGTTCTACCAGGCCGCGCGCGTGAAGTTCGACGACAACGAGGACTTCGCGGTCCGCGCCCGGGCCCGCGTGGTCAGGCTGCAGGCCGGCGACCCGGAGACGCTGCGACTGTGGGGCAAGCTCTACGACCTGTCCAAGAGCTACTTCAACCGCGTCTACTCCACCCTCGGCGTGACGCTGACCGACGCCGACCTGGCCGGGGAGTCGGCCTACAACGACGCCCTGCCAGGAATCTGCGCAGACCTGCAGGCCAAGGGGATCGCGACCGAGGACGACGGTGCGCTGGTGGTCTTCCTGCCCGGCTTCACCGGTCGCGAGGACAAGCCGGTGCCGCTGTTCATCCGCAAGTCCGACGGTGGCTACGGCTACGGCACCACCGACGTCGCGACCGTCAAGCACCGGGTCGAGGACCTGCACGCCGACCGCATCCTCTACGTCATCGGGGTCACCCAGTCGCTGCACCTGCAGATGGTCTACGAGACCGCGCGGCGGGCGGGCTACCTGCCGGAGCAGGTCGAGGTCGAGCACGTCAAGATCGGCTCGGTGCTCGGCGAGGACCGCAAGATCCTCAAGACCCGGTCGGGCGCCCCGCTGCGGCTGATGTACCTGCTGGACGAGGCGGTGCAGCACGCGCGGGCCTACATCGACCAGGCCCGGCCCGAGCTGCCCGAGGACGAGCGGGCCCGGATCGCCCGCCAGGTCGGGATCGGTGGTGTGAAGTATGCCGACCTGTCCGTGGCGCACGACTCGGACTACGTCTTCGACCTGGACCGGATGCTCGCCCTCACCGGCAACACCGGCCCCTACCTGCAGTACGCCACCGCCCGGATCCGGTCGATCTTCCGCACGCTGATGACCGACCCCGCCGAGCAGGACGCGCCGATCCGGCTCACCGAGCCCGCCGAGCGCGAGCTCGCGCTCAAGCTGCTCGACTTCGGCGGGGTCGTGGCCCAGGTGGGCGCGGTCTACGAGCCGCACCGGCTGTGCACCTACCTGTTCGAGCTGGCCCAGACCTTCTCGTCGTTCTACGAGCAGTGCCCGGTGCTCAAGGCCGACCAGGAGGAGACGAAGCAGTCGCGGCTCACCCTGTGCGCACTGACGCTACGCACCCTCGTGCAGGGCCTGGACCTGCTCGGGGTGGAGACGCCCGAGCGCATGTGA
- a CDS encoding siderophore-interacting protein, with the protein MIAPYRLHDVEVSAVREVSPHLRRVTVTGALLDRVAPRTLDRRIKLVLPRRAGDDLRDLPRGCDWWAGWRAMTDPPPVRTYTVRQVRPQRREVDVEMVLHDGAGPAGSWAATAAPGDRLAVALPQAHHPDAHDVGIAWRPGTATEILLAGDETALPAIANIVAELPESTTGQVYVEVPTSADRPGLRAPAGVTVHEVARDGRPHGTALLTAVRDTGQPAPPPQPGPRRRSRLDPPVPPGPDELLWEEPEPGPGSHYAWLAGESSVVRELRTHLLGERGWPRQRVAFMGYWRRGRVHP; encoded by the coding sequence GTGATCGCCCCCTACCGCCTGCACGACGTCGAGGTGAGCGCTGTCCGAGAGGTCTCGCCGCACCTGCGACGCGTGACCGTCACCGGAGCCCTGCTCGACCGGGTCGCGCCGCGCACCCTGGACCGCCGGATCAAGCTGGTCCTGCCCCGCCGAGCAGGTGACGACCTGAGGGACCTGCCCCGCGGCTGCGACTGGTGGGCGGGGTGGCGGGCCATGACCGACCCGCCGCCCGTGCGGACCTACACCGTCCGTCAGGTGCGTCCGCAGCGACGCGAGGTCGACGTCGAGATGGTGCTGCACGACGGGGCCGGCCCGGCCGGGTCCTGGGCCGCCACCGCCGCGCCGGGGGACCGTCTGGCCGTCGCCCTGCCTCAGGCGCACCACCCGGACGCCCACGACGTCGGGATCGCCTGGCGCCCCGGCACGGCCACCGAGATCCTCCTCGCGGGCGACGAGACGGCGCTGCCCGCGATCGCCAATATCGTGGCGGAGCTCCCGGAGAGCACGACGGGCCAGGTGTATGTCGAGGTGCCCACCTCGGCGGACCGTCCGGGGCTGCGTGCCCCGGCGGGGGTGACCGTGCACGAGGTCGCCCGCGACGGTCGTCCCCACGGCACCGCCCTGCTGACGGCCGTCCGGGACACCGGGCAGCCCGCGCCCCCGCCGCAGCCGGGTCCCCGCCGCCGCAGCAGGCTCGACCCGCCGGTCCCGCCCGGGCCCGACGAGCTGCTGTGGGAGGAGCCGGAGCCGGGCCCCGGCAGCCACTACGCGTGGCTGGCGGGGGAGAGCTCGGTCGTCCGGGAGCTACGGACCCACCTGCTGGGCGAGCGCGGGTGGCCCCGGCAGCGGGTGGCCTTCATGGGCTACTGGCGTCGCGGTCGCGTCCATCCGTGA
- a CDS encoding iron-siderophore ABC transporter substrate-binding protein: protein MNPLSTPLPRRALLGAAVVALASACSSGPGPTSTSSGAAGAARTATGSSGAFPVQVKHALGTTTIPAAPRRVVTLGQGAAETAIALGTVPVGTETFAWGADKDGHLPWVREAVTKAGQPLPTTFPGGEQVAVEKIAELKPDLILAPWSGVTKEQYAELSEIAPTVAYDKAPWATTWDGEIRVVAKALGKPAEGEQQIRAIEARFAEAVAAHPQFRGKTFSYVYTTGPGTLGVYLPTEQRVAMIAKLGLTPDPAIASFAPADGSDHALIGLENADRLKGSDLIFTWYLDEASKKQVLAQPLYAGIPAVRRDTVVTSGDRQLVTAMSMINPLTVPWALPRLTPLIDAQVARLGA, encoded by the coding sequence ATGAACCCTCTCTCCACCCCCCTGCCGCGCCGGGCGCTGCTCGGCGCGGCCGTCGTGGCCCTCGCCTCCGCCTGCTCGTCGGGCCCGGGCCCGACGAGCACCTCCTCCGGCGCGGCCGGTGCCGCTCGCACCGCCACCGGCTCCTCCGGCGCCTTCCCCGTGCAGGTCAAGCACGCCCTGGGCACCACCACCATCCCGGCCGCGCCCCGGCGCGTCGTCACCCTCGGCCAGGGCGCCGCAGAGACCGCCATCGCGCTCGGCACCGTCCCCGTGGGCACCGAGACCTTCGCCTGGGGCGCCGACAAGGACGGGCACCTGCCGTGGGTGCGGGAGGCGGTGACCAAGGCAGGGCAGCCCCTGCCCACGACCTTCCCCGGGGGCGAGCAGGTGGCGGTCGAGAAGATCGCCGAGCTCAAGCCGGACCTGATCCTGGCTCCCTGGTCCGGGGTGACCAAGGAGCAGTACGCCGAGCTGTCCGAGATCGCTCCGACCGTGGCCTACGACAAGGCTCCCTGGGCCACGACCTGGGACGGCGAGATCCGGGTGGTCGCCAAGGCCCTCGGCAAGCCCGCGGAGGGCGAGCAGCAGATCCGCGCCATCGAGGCGCGGTTCGCCGAGGCGGTCGCCGCCCACCCGCAGTTCCGCGGCAAGACCTTCTCCTACGTCTACACGACCGGCCCCGGCACGCTCGGGGTCTACCTCCCCACCGAGCAGCGGGTCGCCATGATCGCCAAGCTCGGTCTGACCCCCGACCCGGCGATCGCGTCGTTCGCGCCCGCGGACGGCAGCGACCACGCCCTCATCGGCCTGGAGAACGCCGACCGGCTCAAGGGCTCCGACCTGATCTTCACGTGGTACCTCGACGAGGCCTCCAAGAAGCAGGTCCTGGCCCAGCCCCTGTATGCCGGCATACCGGCCGTGCGTCGCGACACCGTCGTCACCTCCGGGGACCGACAGCTGGTGACCGCCATGTCGATGATCAACCCGCTGACCGTCCCGTGGGCCCTGCCGCGGCTCACCCCGCTGATCGACGCGCAGGTCGCCCGGCTCGGCGCCTGA
- a CDS encoding FecCD family ABC transporter permease has translation MRPLQAGALVGALLLAVGASLALGSRPVSLPELADAARGLGDEHVQAVWATRVPRTGVGLLCGAALAAAGSALQTATRNPLGDPGMLGLSAGASAGIVGVITLSGASGLGIVGGAFVGALVATAAVMLLGAGGREPSGARLLLAGAVVSAALMAGSQAVSLRSPAAFEALRYWGAGSLSGAAGVSWPVLATLGAGLIGLVAAGRGLDALALSDETAASLGHHPARLRVLVLTAVAALTAATVALAGPIAFVGLAVPHLARALAGGSARRQLLVSAALGPVVLLGADVLGRVVARPGEVPVGVVTAVLGGPLLLGLLRRRRGIL, from the coding sequence ATGAGGCCGCTGCAGGCCGGCGCCCTCGTCGGCGCGCTGCTCCTCGCCGTCGGCGCCAGCCTGGCCCTGGGGAGCCGACCGGTGTCCCTGCCCGAGCTGGCGGACGCGGCCCGGGGACTCGGCGACGAGCACGTCCAGGCGGTCTGGGCGACCCGGGTGCCTCGCACCGGGGTCGGGCTGCTGTGCGGCGCGGCGCTCGCAGCGGCCGGGTCGGCCCTGCAGACGGCGACCCGCAACCCGCTCGGCGACCCCGGCATGCTGGGGCTGTCGGCCGGGGCCTCGGCCGGCATCGTCGGCGTGATCACCCTGTCCGGGGCCTCCGGTCTGGGGATCGTCGGCGGGGCCTTCGTCGGTGCGCTCGTGGCGACCGCCGCGGTGATGCTGCTCGGTGCCGGCGGTCGTGAGCCGTCGGGCGCCCGTCTGCTGCTCGCCGGCGCCGTGGTCTCCGCCGCGCTGATGGCAGGCAGCCAGGCCGTCTCCCTGCGCAGCCCGGCAGCCTTCGAGGCGCTGCGCTACTGGGGAGCCGGCTCGCTGTCCGGCGCCGCAGGCGTCTCCTGGCCGGTCCTGGCCACCCTCGGCGCCGGCCTCATCGGGCTCGTGGCGGCAGGCCGCGGCCTGGACGCCCTGGCCCTCAGCGACGAGACGGCCGCCTCCCTGGGGCACCACCCGGCCCGGCTGCGGGTCCTCGTGCTCACCGCCGTCGCCGCGCTCACCGCCGCCACCGTGGCCCTCGCCGGTCCGATCGCCTTCGTCGGCCTGGCCGTCCCGCACCTGGCCCGGGCCCTGGCCGGCGGCTCGGCCCGCCGGCAGCTGCTGGTCTCGGCCGCCCTCGGGCCGGTCGTGCTCCTCGGGGCCGACGTCCTCGGCCGGGTCGTCGCCCGACCGGGCGAGGTGCCGGTCGGCGTGGTCACCGCCGTCCTCGGCGGCCCCCTCCTGCTCGGTCTGCTGCGCCGCCGTCGGGGGATCCTGTGA
- a CDS encoding iron chelate uptake ABC transporter family permease subunit, producing MTARRPSLVVLLLLVLLTAVAVATLAAGRLGIPPAQQPAAWQDLLTGDGSLVMRRLRGPRLVVGLGAGACLGLAGALLQRATGNVLVTPDVLGVTAGAGAGAVVAAVLLDAPTATGSVLGAALAAVAVHVATGRGYRLPSAVIIAGIGTTAVAGAVTQHLLLVVRREEATALTAALTGSLSARTWDQAVGVVAALAALATVALTIRRPLELLALGDDAAHCLGGRPDLTRTVATVLSVALTAAAVAVAGPITFVALAAPQIARRALGQEPLLTAALTGALVVSAADLAVQQAPPVAGLPVGVVTAALGAGVLALTLGQAWRRGTL from the coding sequence GTGACCGCCCGCCGCCCCTCGCTCGTGGTCCTGCTCCTGCTCGTCCTCCTGACGGCCGTCGCGGTGGCCACGCTCGCCGCCGGCCGGCTCGGCATACCTCCCGCGCAGCAGCCCGCCGCCTGGCAGGACCTGCTGACCGGGGACGGCAGCCTGGTGATGCGTCGCCTGCGCGGCCCCCGCCTCGTGGTGGGGCTGGGCGCCGGGGCCTGCCTCGGCCTCGCGGGGGCGCTGCTCCAGCGGGCCACCGGCAACGTCCTGGTCACCCCGGACGTCCTGGGGGTCACGGCCGGCGCCGGCGCGGGGGCCGTGGTCGCCGCGGTGCTGCTCGACGCCCCGACCGCGACGGGCTCCGTCCTGGGCGCGGCGCTCGCGGCGGTCGCGGTGCACGTCGCCACCGGGCGTGGATATCGCCTGCCGTCGGCGGTGATCATCGCGGGCATCGGCACGACGGCCGTCGCCGGGGCCGTCACCCAGCACCTCCTGCTGGTCGTCCGACGCGAGGAGGCCACCGCGCTCACGGCCGCGCTGACCGGCAGCCTGTCCGCCCGGACCTGGGATCAGGCGGTCGGTGTCGTCGCAGCCCTGGCGGCACTCGCCACCGTGGCGCTGACGATCAGGCGGCCCCTGGAGCTGCTCGCCCTCGGTGACGACGCCGCGCACTGCCTCGGCGGACGCCCCGACCTGACCCGCACCGTCGCCACCGTGCTGTCGGTGGCGCTCACCGCCGCGGCCGTCGCCGTGGCCGGCCCGATCACCTTCGTCGCGCTCGCCGCTCCCCAGATCGCCCGCCGGGCGCTTGGCCAGGAGCCGTTGCTGACGGCCGCGCTCACGGGCGCGCTCGTCGTCTCTGCCGCCGACCTCGCCGTCCAGCAGGCGCCACCCGTCGCAGGTCTGCCCGTCGGCGTGGTCACCGCGGCCCTCGGCGCCGGAGTCCTCGCCCTCACCCTGGGGCAGGCGTGGCGGCGAGGAACCCTGTGA
- a CDS encoding ABC transporter ATP-binding protein: MSLSIQLTGVTVRHGDLVAVDDVTATLPAGGFTAVLGPNGCGKSTLLRTVAGILAPQAGTVRIGERALAAHPRRELARTVGLLPQQPPVPPGLTVADLVRRGRHPHRSWLRAAGPGDEAAVERAMTQAHVHDLADRPLTDLSGGQRQRAWLALVLAQETPVVLLDEPTTFLDLAHQYALLDLCAELQESGRTLVAVLHDLSQAAAYADHVVLLRAGRLVAEGPAREVLTPEALARTYDIACHVDLDAPHGGPVIVPLPRG, encoded by the coding sequence ATGAGCCTGTCGATCCAGCTGACCGGCGTGACCGTGCGCCACGGCGACCTGGTCGCCGTCGACGACGTCACGGCCACCCTCCCGGCAGGCGGGTTCACCGCCGTCCTCGGGCCCAACGGGTGCGGCAAGTCCACCCTGCTGCGCACCGTGGCGGGGATCCTCGCCCCGCAGGCCGGGACGGTGCGCATCGGCGAGCGGGCCCTGGCCGCGCACCCCCGTCGCGAGCTGGCCCGCACCGTCGGGCTCCTGCCCCAGCAGCCGCCCGTGCCGCCCGGCCTCACCGTGGCCGACCTGGTGCGGCGCGGGCGACACCCGCACCGCTCCTGGCTGCGCGCGGCGGGTCCGGGTGACGAGGCGGCCGTCGAGCGCGCGATGACCCAGGCCCACGTCCACGACCTGGCAGACCGCCCCCTGACCGACCTGTCCGGCGGCCAGCGCCAGCGCGCCTGGCTGGCGCTGGTGCTCGCGCAGGAGACCCCGGTGGTGCTCCTCGACGAACCGACCACCTTCCTCGACCTGGCCCACCAGTACGCGCTGCTGGACCTGTGCGCCGAGCTGCAGGAGTCCGGTCGCACCCTGGTCGCCGTGCTGCACGACCTGTCCCAGGCCGCGGCCTACGCCGACCACGTCGTGCTCCTGCGGGCGGGGCGCCTCGTGGCCGAGGGGCCGGCCCGCGAGGTGCTCACCCCCGAGGCCCTGGCCCGCACCTACGACATCGCCTGCCACGTCGACCTCGACGCCCCGCACGGAGGACCCGTGATCGTGCCGCTTCCCCGAGGGTGA
- a CDS encoding 6-phosphofructokinase, with protein MEQVPHIVTEPIDAPPQPGAETVSAQEVLGTPVDGTGKRIGILTSGGDAQGMNAAVRAAVRTALHLGAEVFAIYEGYQGMVDGGDGIRQVGWDDVGNVLHRGGTMIGTFRSKDFREREGRMAAARHLLERGIDRLVVIGGDGSLSGLDLFRAEWPELLADLVAAGRVTRETADAHPALMIAGLVGSIDNDLVGTDMTIGADSALHRIVDAIDAIASTAASHQRSFVVEVMGRHCGYLTLMSAIAGGCDYALIPEHPPADGWEDRMCAELRRGRQAGRRDSIVVVAEGAQDRSGAPITAAYVRETLEQRLGEDTRVTILGHVQRGGRPSAFDRWASTWLGHAAAHEVLSATADTEGHVIGIRGNRIARVPLVQAVERTREVPAAIERGDYDRAMTLRGGSFTEMTQIFTEMSEPPTPHVDGEPRRIGILHAGGLAPGMNTAARAAVRLGIDRGHTMLGIRGGFPGLRDGKVSELSWADVEGWTALGGAELGIRRSVPEIEHLYSIGRSLEEHRLDALLVIGGWNAYQGTHLLWQERDRYPAFRIPIVCVPASIDNNLPASELAIGADTALNVVVDSIDRIKQSASARRRCFVVETMGRYCGYLALMGGLAGGAERVYLHEEGITLDDLQRDVARLRASFDHGRRLFLAVRNERASEQYTMDFLARLFDQEGGERYDVRQAVLGHVQQGGDPSPFDRVLATRLVAHAVDLLTEELTAGGDAAQLVGLVRGRVRSTPVARMHDLMDLVHRRPRDQWWLDLRPVVTAVSEPADQSSSLI; from the coding sequence ATGGAGCAGGTCCCGCACATCGTCACCGAGCCGATCGACGCGCCCCCGCAGCCCGGCGCCGAGACGGTGTCCGCGCAGGAGGTGCTCGGCACCCCGGTCGACGGCACCGGCAAGCGGATCGGCATCCTGACCAGCGGCGGCGACGCCCAGGGCATGAACGCCGCGGTCCGAGCAGCCGTGCGCACCGCCCTGCACCTGGGCGCCGAGGTCTTCGCGATCTACGAGGGCTACCAGGGCATGGTCGACGGCGGCGACGGCATCCGGCAGGTCGGCTGGGACGACGTGGGCAACGTCCTGCACCGCGGCGGCACGATGATCGGCACCTTCCGCAGCAAGGACTTCCGCGAGCGGGAGGGCCGTATGGCGGCGGCCCGGCACCTGCTCGAGCGCGGCATCGACCGGCTCGTGGTGATCGGCGGGGACGGCAGCCTCAGCGGGCTGGACCTCTTCCGGGCCGAGTGGCCGGAGCTGCTCGCCGACCTGGTCGCCGCCGGACGGGTCACCCGGGAGACCGCCGACGCCCACCCGGCCCTGATGATCGCGGGCCTGGTCGGCTCGATCGACAACGACCTGGTCGGCACCGACATGACCATCGGCGCCGACTCGGCCCTGCACCGCATCGTCGACGCCATCGACGCGATCGCGAGCACCGCCGCCAGCCACCAGCGCTCGTTCGTGGTGGAGGTCATGGGACGGCACTGCGGCTACCTCACGCTGATGTCCGCGATCGCGGGCGGCTGCGACTACGCGCTCATCCCCGAGCACCCGCCCGCCGACGGCTGGGAGGACCGGATGTGCGCCGAGCTGCGTCGCGGTCGTCAGGCCGGGCGGCGCGACTCCATCGTGGTCGTCGCCGAGGGGGCGCAGGACCGCTCGGGTGCGCCGATCACGGCGGCCTACGTGCGGGAGACGCTCGAGCAGCGGCTGGGGGAGGACACCCGGGTGACGATCCTGGGTCACGTGCAGCGCGGCGGGCGACCCAGCGCGTTCGACCGGTGGGCGTCGACCTGGCTGGGTCACGCAGCCGCCCACGAGGTGCTGTCGGCCACCGCCGACACCGAGGGCCACGTCATCGGCATCCGCGGCAACCGCATCGCCCGGGTCCCGCTGGTGCAGGCCGTGGAGCGCACCCGGGAGGTCCCGGCGGCCATCGAGCGCGGCGACTACGACCGAGCGATGACGCTGCGTGGCGGCTCCTTCACGGAGATGACCCAGATCTTCACCGAGATGTCTGAGCCCCCGACCCCGCACGTCGACGGCGAGCCTCGGCGGATCGGCATACTCCACGCCGGAGGCCTCGCGCCCGGCATGAACACCGCGGCCCGCGCGGCCGTGCGCCTCGGGATCGACCGCGGCCACACGATGCTCGGCATCCGGGGCGGCTTCCCCGGCCTGCGGGACGGCAAGGTGTCCGAGCTGTCGTGGGCGGACGTGGAGGGGTGGACGGCGCTCGGCGGCGCGGAGCTCGGGATCCGGCGGAGCGTGCCGGAGATCGAGCACCTCTACTCCATCGGCCGATCCCTGGAGGAGCACCGCCTCGACGCGCTGCTGGTCATCGGTGGGTGGAATGCCTACCAGGGCACGCACCTGCTGTGGCAGGAGCGGGACCGCTACCCGGCCTTCCGGATCCCGATCGTCTGCGTCCCGGCGTCGATCGACAACAACCTTCCGGCCTCCGAGCTCGCGATCGGCGCCGACACGGCCCTCAACGTCGTCGTGGACTCCATCGACCGGATCAAGCAGTCGGCCTCGGCGCGGCGGCGGTGCTTCGTGGTCGAGACCATGGGGCGCTACTGCGGCTACCTCGCGCTGATGGGGGGCCTCGCGGGGGGTGCCGAGCGGGTCTACCTCCACGAGGAGGGGATCACCCTGGACGACCTCCAGCGGGACGTCGCACGGCTCCGGGCGTCCTTCGACCACGGGCGGCGGCTGTTCCTCGCCGTCCGCAACGAGCGGGCGAGCGAGCAGTACACGATGGACTTCCTCGCCCGGCTCTTCGACCAGGAGGGCGGGGAGCGGTATGACGTCCGCCAGGCGGTCCTCGGGCACGTGCAGCAGGGCGGGGACCCCTCGCCCTTCGACCGGGTGCTGGCCACCCGGCTCGTCGCGCACGCCGTGGACCTGCTGACCGAGGAGCTGACCGCCGGCGGGGACGCCGCGCAGCTCGTCGGGCTGGTCCGCGGCCGGGTTCGCTCGACCCCCGTCGCCCGGATGCACGACCTCATGGACCTGGTTCACCGGCGGCCCCGGGACCAGTGGTGGCTGGACCTGCGGCCCGTGGTGACGGCCGTGTCCGAGCCCGCCGACCAGAGCTCGTCCCTGATCTGA